The DNA window GTCGGCGACATCGAGGGCCTCTGCCTGATCGTGCGTCACGAGCACGGTGGTGACGTGCACCTCGTCGTGCAGCCGGCGAAGCCACGCCCGCAAGTCCTCGCGCACCTTGGCGTCCAGTGCGCCGAACGGCTCGTCGAGAAGCAACACCTGCGGGTCGACCGCGAGCGCTCGGGCAAGTGCCATGCGCTGACGCTGTCCGCCGGAGAGCTGGTTGGGATAACGCGTTTGGAATCCCGCGAGCCCGACGACTTCGAGGAGGTTGTCGACCTTCTCGGCGATTTCCGCCTTCGACTTCTTGCGGATCTTCAACCCGAATGCGACGTTGTCGCGAACGGTCAGATGCTTGAAGGCCGCGTAGTGCTGGAACACGAACCCGATACCGCGTCGCTGTGGCGGCACACCGGTGACGTCCTCGCCATTGATGGTGACGGTTCCGGTGTCGGGTTGGTCCAGGCCTGCGATCGCCCGCAGCAGCGTTGATTTACCCGACCCGCTGGGCCCGAGCAATGCGGTCAAGGAACCCGCCGGGACGTCGAAATCGATGTTGTCGAGAGCAGCGAAGTCGCCATAGCGTTTGTTGGCGCCCCGCACGGTGATCGCGTTCGTCATAAAAACGTCTCCTCGGGCCTATTTGCTTGTCTTTTCGCGCCGGGCATCGAGGATCACCTGCGCGATCAATACGACGACGGCCACCGCCATGAGCAGTGTCGAAATGGCGTACGCCCCGTACTCCGCGCCGCGGGCGTGGCGGTCGGAGACCAGCAGGGTCAG is part of the Mycolicibacterium tusciae JS617 genome and encodes:
- a CDS encoding sulfate/molybdate ABC transporter ATP-binding protein; this encodes MTNAITVRGANKRYGDFAALDNIDFDVPAGSLTALLGPSGSGKSTLLRAIAGLDQPDTGTVTINGEDVTGVPPQRRGIGFVFQHYAAFKHLTVRDNVAFGLKIRKKSKAEIAEKVDNLLEVVGLAGFQTRYPNQLSGGQRQRMALARALAVDPQVLLLDEPFGALDAKVREDLRAWLRRLHDEVHVTTVLVTHDQAEALDVADRIAVLNKGRIEQVGSPTDVYDKPANAFVMSFLGAVSSLNGSLVRPHDIRVGRNPDMAIANSDDSVQSTGVLRATIDRIVMLGFEVRVELIGAADKTPFTAQITRGDAEALGLKEGDTVYVRATRVPAIPGGADVPKADVATMTRR